One segment of Pseudomonas pohangensis DNA contains the following:
- the dctM gene encoding C4-dicarboxylate TRAP transporter large permease protein DctM: MTILFLFVALFVLMFIGVPVAVSLGLAGSVTIMLFSPDSVRSLAIKLFETSEHYTLLAIPFFLLSGAFMTTGGVAKRLIDFANACVGHIRGGLAISAVLACMLFAALSGSSPATVAAVGSIAIAGMVRSGYPKEFGAGIVCNAGTLGILIPPSIVMVVYAAATEQSVGKLFMAGVVPGLLLGVALMVAIYVVARKMDLPAQPRASLRQLLGAGRRALWGLLLMVIILGGIYSGMFTPTEAAAVAAVYAGFIALFVYKDMTFRECPKVLLESGKLTIMLMFIIANAMLFAHVLTTEQIPQTITAMVIEAGLQPWQFLIVVNIVLLIAGAFMEPSAIILILAPILFPIAVQLGIDPIHLGIIMVVNMEIGLITPPVGLNLFVTSAVTGMPLTAVVRAAWPWLMLLLSFLLVITYIPAVTMALPNWLGMP, encoded by the coding sequence ATGACCATCCTGTTCCTGTTTGTCGCACTGTTTGTGCTGATGTTCATCGGGGTGCCGGTGGCGGTTTCTCTCGGTCTGGCCGGTTCCGTAACCATCATGCTGTTCAGCCCGGATTCGGTGCGCTCGCTGGCGATCAAGCTGTTCGAGACTTCCGAGCACTACACGCTGCTGGCGATTCCGTTCTTCCTGCTCTCCGGAGCCTTCATGACCACCGGTGGGGTGGCCAAGCGCCTGATCGATTTTGCCAATGCCTGCGTCGGACATATCCGTGGTGGCCTGGCAATTTCGGCGGTGCTGGCCTGCATGCTGTTCGCCGCCCTGTCCGGATCCTCGCCGGCGACCGTGGCTGCGGTGGGCTCGATCGCCATTGCCGGCATGGTGCGTTCCGGTTACCCCAAGGAATTCGGTGCCGGCATCGTCTGCAATGCGGGCACGCTGGGGATATTGATTCCGCCGTCGATCGTGATGGTGGTCTACGCGGCGGCCACCGAGCAGTCGGTAGGCAAGCTGTTCATGGCCGGTGTGGTGCCCGGCCTGTTGCTGGGTGTGGCATTGATGGTGGCGATCTACGTGGTTGCGCGCAAGATGGACCTGCCGGCACAGCCGCGCGCCAGTCTGCGGCAGTTACTGGGTGCCGGACGCCGCGCGCTGTGGGGCTTGCTGCTGATGGTGATCATTCTCGGCGGTATCTACTCGGGAATGTTCACGCCTACCGAAGCGGCGGCGGTCGCTGCGGTGTATGCCGGGTTCATTGCCCTGTTCGTCTACAAGGACATGACCTTCCGCGAGTGCCCCAAGGTGCTGCTGGAATCGGGCAAGCTGACCATCATGCTGATGTTCATCATCGCCAACGCCATGCTGTTTGCCCACGTACTGACCACCGAGCAGATTCCGCAGACCATCACCGCCATGGTCATCGAGGCCGGCCTGCAACCCTGGCAGTTCCTGATTGTGGTGAATATTGTGCTGCTGATTGCCGGCGCCTTCATGGAGCCTTCGGCGATTATCCTGATTCTCGCGCCGATCCTGTTTCCGATTGCCGTACAGCTGGGTATCGACCCGATCCACCTGGGTATCATCATGGTGGTGAACATGGAGATCGGCCTGATCACGCCGCCGGTGGGGCTGAACCTGTTCGTCACTTCGGCGGTCACCGGCATGCCACTGACTGCGGTGGTTCGCGCGGCGTGGCCGTGGCTGATGCTGCTGCTGAGCTTCCTGCTGGTGATCACCTATATCCCGGCGGTGACCATGGCCTTGCCGAACTGGCTGGGCATGCCCTGA
- a CDS encoding TolC family outer membrane protein, translated as MLRRLSLAIAIASVVAAPAWASEPPLATQNDLMGVYRAAVRNNSDLAAAQARLASQQEAVPQALANLLPQLNGVVENTSTRTSVDTRPFGTIAQTGSGTSYQANLTQPLFNAAAWFQLKAADAAGQQAAVEFSAIQQDLILQTADAYYNVLSKQDDLATSKAEEAAFKRQLDQATERFDVGLSDKTDVLQAQASYDTARANRLLAQRFVEDAFQALTTLTNETYTSIAGLMHSLPILPPAPLDAKAWVDTSTKQNLRLQASNYAVTAAEESLKQSKSGHAPTVNAFAQYTTGDNDSLGLVNGSSIPGLYNGDADQSSIGVRLNMPLYTGGRTSSQVRQSFDLLQQTEFQQESLRRKVVQDARDLFRAVSTNVEQVSARKQTIISNKSALEATQIGYEVGTRDIVDVLLAQRALYTSVRNYNTARYAYIIDNLRLKQTAGTLSPTDLQELDKFLTATYNPDKDFLPPDVDKAAELQLKNDPRP; from the coding sequence ATGTTGCGCAGACTGTCACTGGCTATTGCCATAGCCTCCGTTGTTGCCGCTCCAGCCTGGGCAAGCGAACCTCCGCTGGCGACCCAGAATGATCTTATGGGTGTGTACAGAGCCGCGGTGAGAAACAACTCGGATCTGGCCGCAGCCCAGGCCAGGCTGGCCTCCCAGCAGGAAGCCGTTCCGCAAGCCCTTGCCAACCTGCTGCCGCAACTCAACGGCGTAGTGGAAAACACCAGCACCCGTACCTCGGTGGATACCCGGCCCTTTGGCACTATTGCCCAGACCGGGAGTGGCACCTCGTATCAGGCCAACCTGACCCAGCCGCTGTTCAATGCCGCTGCCTGGTTCCAGCTCAAGGCTGCAGACGCCGCCGGCCAGCAGGCCGCAGTGGAGTTTTCCGCGATTCAGCAGGATCTCATCCTGCAAACCGCCGATGCCTATTACAACGTGCTGAGCAAGCAGGATGATCTGGCTACCAGCAAAGCCGAAGAAGCCGCGTTCAAGCGCCAGCTCGATCAGGCTACCGAGCGCTTTGATGTGGGCCTGTCCGACAAGACCGACGTACTCCAGGCCCAGGCCAGTTACGACACGGCCAGAGCCAACCGCCTGCTGGCCCAGCGCTTTGTCGAAGATGCTTTCCAGGCCCTGACCACGCTGACCAACGAAACCTACACCTCGATTGCCGGCCTGATGCACAGCCTGCCGATCCTGCCGCCGGCACCGCTGGATGCCAAAGCCTGGGTGGATACCTCGACCAAGCAGAACCTGCGCCTGCAGGCCAGCAACTATGCGGTCACCGCTGCCGAAGAGAGTCTCAAGCAGAGCAAGTCCGGCCATGCACCAACGGTCAACGCCTTTGCCCAGTACACCACCGGCGACAATGACAGCCTGGGTCTGGTCAACGGCAGTTCGATACCCGGTTTGTACAACGGTGATGCCGACCAGAGCAGCATTGGTGTGCGGTTGAACATGCCACTGTATACCGGCGGCCGCACCAGTTCACAGGTACGCCAGTCCTTCGACCTGTTGCAGCAAACCGAATTCCAGCAGGAAAGCCTGCGCCGCAAAGTGGTGCAGGATGCCCGTGACCTGTTCCGCGCCGTCAGCACCAACGTCGAGCAGGTTTCTGCCCGCAAGCAGACCATCATTTCCAACAAGAGTGCACTGGAAGCCACCCAGATCGGCTACGAAGTGGGCACCCGCGACATCGTTGATGTACTGCTGGCCCAGCGCGCGCTGTACACCTCGGTGCGCAACTACAACACCGCGCGCTACGCCTACATCATCGATAACCTGCGCCTGAAGCAGACCGCCGGCACCCTGAGCCCGACCGACCTGCAGGAGCTGGACAAGTTTCTGACCGCCACCTACAACCCGGACAAGGACTTCCTGCCACCGGATGTCGACAAGGCTGCAGAACTGCAACTGAAGAACGATCCAAGGCCCTGA
- a CDS encoding DMT family transporter: MPGYLYLTIAIVLEVIATSSMKALDGFNKPLPLLLVVVGYPVSLFLLSLVVKTVPVGVAYAIWSGMGIVLVSIAAVFIYQQKLDLPAVLGMSMIVGGVAVMQLFSQTTAA; the protein is encoded by the coding sequence ATGCCCGGCTATCTCTACCTGACCATCGCCATTGTGCTCGAGGTCATTGCGACCAGTTCGATGAAAGCGCTGGATGGCTTCAACAAACCCTTGCCACTGCTGCTGGTGGTGGTTGGCTACCCTGTCTCGCTGTTCCTGCTCAGCCTGGTGGTGAAAACCGTGCCGGTCGGGGTTGCGTACGCCATCTGGTCCGGTATGGGCATCGTGCTGGTAAGCATCGCTGCGGTATTCATCTATCAGCAAAAGCTCGACCTGCCGGCCGTGCTCGGCATGAGCATGATCGTCGGCGGAGTAGCGGTGATGCAGCTGTTCTCGCAAACCACCGCAGCCTGA
- a CDS encoding TRAP transporter small permease, which translates to MKSFLRLYDHFEEGFIAFLLASMTLVTFVYVILNNLYTLFYWLADRWPAASDTLFSIGDSIIEVAQAMTWSISLTKALFAWLIFFGIAYGVRTAGHIGVDALVKLATRPVQRIIGLIACLACLFYAGLIGVASYDWVATLFKAGIGAEDLGHYGVMQWQIALIVPLGYAVVFIRFFEIFVRILRNQQTGLGLADEAAEAMKLTEHDEPAQPEVKP; encoded by the coding sequence ATGAAGAGCTTCCTGCGACTCTACGACCACTTCGAGGAAGGCTTCATCGCATTCCTGCTGGCGAGCATGACGCTGGTGACCTTCGTCTACGTGATACTCAACAACCTCTATACCCTTTTCTACTGGCTGGCAGATCGCTGGCCGGCCGCCAGCGATACGCTATTCAGCATTGGTGACAGCATTATCGAGGTGGCCCAGGCGATGACCTGGAGCATCTCGCTGACCAAGGCATTGTTTGCCTGGCTGATCTTTTTCGGTATTGCCTATGGCGTGCGGACTGCCGGGCATATCGGCGTGGATGCACTGGTCAAGCTGGCTACCAGGCCGGTACAGCGCATCATCGGCCTGATCGCCTGCCTCGCTTGCCTGTTCTATGCCGGCTTGATCGGCGTGGCCAGTTATGACTGGGTGGCCACCTTGTTCAAGGCCGGTATCGGCGCGGAAGACCTCGGTCATTACGGGGTCATGCAATGGCAGATTGCGCTGATCGTGCCGCTTGGCTATGCCGTGGTGTTTATCCGCTTTTTCGAGATTTTTGTGCGGATCCTGCGCAACCAGCAGACCGGACTCGGTCTGGCGGATGAAGCGGCAGAGGCCATGAAACTCACCGAGCACGACGAGCCTGCGCAACCGGAGGTCAAGCCATGA
- the waaA gene encoding lipid IV(A) 3-deoxy-D-manno-octulosonic acid transferase — protein MNRLLYSLLLHLALPLIGLRLLWRAWRAPAYARRIGERFALGLPPLKPGGIWVHAVSVGESIAAAPMIRALLERYPQLPITITCMTPTGSERIQAMFAGADYQGRVQHCYLPYDLPWASRRFLRVVQPRLAVIMETELWPNHIHQCALRGVPVALANARLSERSARGYARFARLTAPMLAELSLIAAQTEAEAGRFRQLGARSECVQVTGSIKYDLTIDPRLTERATALRQQWSAITRPVWIAASTHAGEDAIVLAAHRQLLQRYPDALLILVPRHPERFGSVFELCQRAGMVTCRRSLTQPVEATTQVLLGDTMGELLFLYALADIAFVGGSLVPNGGHNLLEPAALGKPVLSGPELFNFLEIAAQLRAAGALGEVQGADTLCAMLERLWRQPAEVGRMRDAGLQVMRRNQGALQRLLDGLAGLLPAS, from the coding sequence ATGAACAGACTTCTCTACAGCCTGCTGTTACACCTGGCCCTGCCACTGATTGGCCTGCGCTTGCTCTGGCGCGCGTGGCGGGCGCCGGCCTATGCGCGGCGGATCGGCGAGCGCTTTGCGCTTGGCCTGCCGCCGCTCAAGCCCGGCGGTATCTGGGTGCATGCGGTATCGGTGGGCGAAAGCATCGCTGCCGCGCCGATGATCAGGGCCTTGCTCGAACGCTATCCACAGCTGCCGATCACCATTACCTGCATGACCCCGACCGGCTCGGAGCGTATCCAGGCCATGTTTGCCGGCGCGGACTATCAGGGTCGCGTGCAGCACTGCTATCTGCCCTACGACTTGCCGTGGGCTTCGCGGCGTTTTCTGCGCGTAGTGCAGCCGCGACTGGCCGTCATCATGGAAACCGAGTTGTGGCCCAACCATATTCACCAGTGCGCGCTGCGCGGGGTGCCGGTGGCGCTGGCCAATGCGCGGTTGTCGGAGCGCTCGGCGCGCGGCTATGCGCGCTTTGCCCGCTTGACCGCGCCGATGCTGGCGGAGTTGAGCCTGATCGCGGCACAGACCGAAGCCGAAGCCGGACGCTTTCGCCAGCTGGGCGCGCGTAGCGAGTGTGTGCAGGTCACCGGCTCGATCAAATACGATCTGACGATTGATCCCCGGCTAACGGAACGCGCGACAGCTTTGCGCCAGCAATGGAGCGCCATTACGCGCCCGGTGTGGATTGCGGCCAGTACCCATGCCGGTGAAGACGCGATCGTGCTGGCAGCGCACCGGCAGTTGTTGCAGCGTTATCCGGACGCATTGCTGATTCTGGTGCCACGGCATCCGGAGCGTTTCGGCAGTGTTTTCGAGCTGTGCCAGCGTGCCGGGATGGTTACTTGCCGGCGCTCGCTGACGCAGCCGGTCGAGGCGACGACGCAGGTGTTGCTGGGTGACACCATGGGCGAGTTGCTGTTTCTCTATGCACTGGCCGATATTGCCTTTGTCGGCGGCAGTCTGGTGCCCAATGGCGGGCACAATCTGCTCGAGCCGGCAGCGCTGGGCAAGCCGGTACTGTCCGGGCCGGAGCTATTCAACTTCCTTGAAATTGCCGCGCAATTGCGCGCTGCCGGAGCGCTTGGCGAGGTGCAGGGGGCGGACACGCTGTGCGCCATGCTTGAGCGGCTCTGGCGACAGCCGGCCGAAGTCGGGCGCATGCGGGATGCCGGGCTGCAAGTCATGCGGCGCAATCAGGGTGCCTTGCAGCGCTTGCTGGATGGGCTGGCCGGTTTGCTGCCCGCCAGCTGA